ACGGGCACCGGGAACTCGCTGCTCATGCGGTCCCCGCACGTGCTCCAGCTGATCATGGACTCGCTGCGGTACTGGGTCACCGACATGCACGTCGACGGCTTCCGCTTCGACCTGGCCGCGACCCTCGCCCGGCAGTTCCACGAGGTGGACCGGCTGTCGTCGTTCTTCGACCTGGTGCAGCAGGACCCGGTGGTGTCCCAGGTGAAGCTGATCGCCGAGCCGTGGGACGTCGGCGAGGGCGGCTACCAGGTGGGGAACTTCCCGCCGCTGTGGACCGAGTGGAACGGCAAGTACCGCGACACGGTCCGCGACCTGTGGCGGGGCGAGCCGAGCACGCTGGCGGAGTTCGCCGGCCGGCTCACCGGCTCCTCGGACCTGTACCAGGACGACGGGCGCCGTCCGCTCGCCTCGATCAACTTCGTGACCTGCCACGACGGGTTCACCCTGCACGACCTGGTCAGCTACAACGACAAGCACAACGAGGCCAACGGCGAGGACAACCGGGACGGCGAGAGCCACAACCGGTCCTGGAACTGCGGGACGGAGGGCGACACCGACGACTCCGACGTCCTGGGGCTGCGCGCCCGCCAGATGCGCAACTTCATCGCCACGCTGATGCTGTCCCAGGGCGTGCCGATGATCAGTCACGGCGACGAGTTCGCGCGCACCCAGCGCGGCAACAACAACGCCTACTGCCAGGACAACGAGCTGTCCTGGGTGCAGTGGCCGCAGGACGGCAGCGACCTGCTGGAGTTCACCCGTTCGATGGTGTGGCTGCGCCGGGACCACCCGGTCCTGCGGCGCCGGCGCTTCTTCCACGGGCGGCCGGTGGAGGGCACCCACGGCGAGCTGTCCGACATCGCCTGGTTCACGCCGGAGGGCAGCGAGATGACCCAGCAGGACTGGGACTCGGCGCCCGCCTCCGCGCTGGCGGTGTTCCTGAACGGCAACGCGATCTCCGAGCCCGGGCCGCGCGGGGAGCGGATCACCGACGACTCCTTCCTGCTGATGTTCAACGCCTCGCCCGAGCCGCTGGACTTCCAGGTGCCGGTTGACCACGGCCGGCAGTGGCAGGTGGTCGTCGACACGGCCCGCCCGGAGGGGGTCCCGCCGGGGACGGGCCCGAAGGTCGAGGCCGGCGAGCGCGTCACCCTGCCGGACCGCAGCCTGATGGTGCTGCAGCGGCCCGCGTGACCGGGCCGGGAGCGGGGGCCGGCCGACGGCCCCCGCTCCTCCTCCGGTGCGAGGGCGGGCGCGCGTGCGGGGGTCCGTCGCAGGAACGGTGACACGAAAACCGGCGGGCTGGGTACGTAGCTCTCCATGACTTCTGCGCCCCCCGGCCCCCCGGTGCCCACGGCCACCTACCGGTTGCAGCTCCAGCCCGCGTTCCCGTTCGCCGCCGCCGCGGCGGCCGTACCGTACCTGGCGTCGCTCGGCGTCTCGCACCTGCACCTGTCCCCCGTGCTGGAGGCCGTCCCGGGTTCCACGCACGGCTACGACGTGGTGGACCCCACCCGCGTGCGCGAGGAGCTCGGCGGCGAGGAGGGGCTGCGCGCGCTGTCCGGCACCGCGCGGGAGCACGGGCTGGGCCTGGTGGTGGACATCGTGCCGAACCACATGGCCATGGCGCCCGGCCACAACCGGGCCCTGTGGGAGGTGCTGCGCGAGGGCCCCGCATCGCCCTACGCGCGCTGGTTCGACATCGACTGGGACGCCCAGGACGGCCGGGTGCTGCTGCCCGTGCTCGGCGGACCGCTCGGGGGCGAGCTGGACCGGCTGGTGGTCGACGGCGGCGTCCTGCGCTACCACGACCACGTCTTCCCGCTCCGCGCGGGCACCGAGCACCTGCCGCTGCCCCGGCTGCTGGCCGCGCAGTGGTACCGCCCGGTGTGGTGGCGGCTGGCCCGCACCGAGCTGAACTACCGCCGCTTCTTCAGCATCTCCGAGCTGATCGGGGTGCGGGTGGAGGACCCGGAGGTGTTCGCGGCCACCCACGCCAAGATCCTCCAGCTGCTGGCGGAGGGCGTGGTCGACGGGCTGCGGATCGACCACCCCGACGGGCTCGCCGACCCCGGCGGCTACCTGGCGCGGCTGCACGGGGCGAGCGGCGGGCGCTGGACGGTGGTGGAGAAGATCCTCGCCGACGGCGAGCGCCTGCCGGCCTCCTGGCCCGTCGCGGGCACCACCGGCTACGACGCCCTGCGCCACGTCGACGGCCTGTTCACGGACCGCGCCGGGGCCGCAGACCTGCTGGAGCGCTACCGTACCTTCGCGGCCCCGCAGGCGGACCGCGGCGGCGACTGGGACGCCACGGTCCGGCGGGCCGCCTACAAGGTCCTCACGCACGAACTGGCCACCGAGACCGACCGGCTGACCCGGGTGGCCGCCCGGCTGTGCGCGGCCTCGCCGGACCTCACCCTGCGCGACCGGGCGCCCTGGGCCCTGCGGACCGCCCTGGAGGAGCTGCTGGTGCGGCTGCGGGTCTACCGGCCGTACGACGACGAGGACGCCTCCGCCGTCATCACCCCGGAGGCCGCCGAGGAGGCCCGGCTGGCGTTCGTGGTGCCCGAGGAGGCCGAGGCCGTCGACATCGTGCGCCGGCTCCTGGTCGAGCCGCCCGGGGACCCGGCGGCCCCGGACCACGCCGACCGGGTGGAGTTCCGCACCCGGTTCGCGCAGACCTCCTCGGCCCTGCGCGCCAAGTCGGTGGAGGACACGGCGTTCTACCGCTACGTGCCGCTGCTGTCGGCGACCGAGGTGGGCGGCGATCCGGGCCGGCCGGGCGTGTCCGTGGAGGACTTCCACGCGTACTGCGCCCGCCTGCAGCGGGACTGGCCGCTCACCGGCACCGTCGTCTCCACGCACGACACCAAGCGCAGCGCCGACGTGCGCGCCGCGCTGGCCGTGCTCACGCAGTGCCCGGGGCGCTGGGCGCAGGTGCTGGCCGAGGTGACCCGGGCCGAGGGGGGCGCGCCGGACGGACAGCTGGCCTGGGCGGCCTGGCAGACGGTGTTCGGGCTGGGTCCGGCGGCGCAGGAGCGGGTCCAGGAGGCGCTGCTGAAGCACGTCCGCGAGGCCGGCATGTACACGAGCTGGACGGAGCAGGAGCCGCCGTACGAGGAGGCGGTGGCGGCCTTCGTCGCGGCGGGGCCGTGCGGGCCGCCCGGCGAGCGCGTGGCCGCCTTCCGCGAGTCGCTGGAGCCGCACGTGCGGGCCAACGTCCTCGGCACCGCGCTGGTGCACCTGACGATGCCGGGGGTGCCGGACGTCTACCAGGGCACGGAGGGCGAGTACCGGGCGCTGGTGGACCCGGACAACCGGCGCCCGGCGGCGTTCCCCACCGAGGTGCCCGGCGAGAAGGACGCGCTGACGGCGGCGGCGCTGCGGCTCCGTGCCCGGCGGCCCGGCGCCTTCGGCGCGGCGGCGGCGTACGAGCCGCTCACCGCGGACGGTCCGGCTGCCGGGCACTGCGTGGCGTTCGCGCGCTCCGGCGAGGTGGTCACGGCGGTGACCCGGCTGTCGCTGGGGCTGGCCGAGGCGGGCGGCTGGCACGGGACGCGGCTGGAGCTGCCGCCCGGGCGGTGGACGGACGTGCTGACGCCCGGCCGGGAGTTCACCGGGCACGTGCACCTCGCGGACCTCTTCGAACCGCTGCCGGTGGCGCTGCTGGAGCGTGCCGACGGGAGCTGAGCGGCCGGCGCGTGCCCGGCGGGCCGCGGCGCCGGCCGGGCCGCGGCGCCCCTCCGCCGGGACGGGTGGGGCGGCCGTCCGGGGGACGGGCCGGACGGTGCCGCGGACGGCGATCCCGGCGCGTGGCGGGGGCGCGCGTGGCGGGGGCGCGCGTGGCGGGGGCGCGCGTGGCGGGGCCGGACGCCCCGGCGGCGACCGGCGGGAGCGGACAGGCCCGCCCGGCCCGCGGACACGGCCCGGCCCGGCCCGGCCCGGCCGACGCTGCGGGAGACGGCCGGCGGGGCGCTCCGGACACGGGCGGGGCGC
This is a stretch of genomic DNA from Streptomyces sp. TG1A-8. It encodes these proteins:
- the glgX gene encoding glycogen debranching protein GlgX → MQVWPGEAYPLGATYDGAGTNFAVFTEAANRVELCLLHDDGSETAVELRESDAFVRHAYVPGIMPGQRYGFRVHGPYDPGRGLRCNSAKLLLDPYAKAISGSVRWGEEVYGYRFGAPDERNDMDSAPHTMTSVVINPYFDWGDDRPPRTEYHHTVIYEAHVKGLTMRHPGLPEELRGTYAALAHPAIIEHLTELGVTALELMPVHQFVNDHRLVDMGLNNYWGYNTIGFFAPHNAYASWGDRGQQVLEFKSAVRALHEAGIEVILDVVYNHTAEGNHLGPTLSFKGIDNPSYYRLTDDPRYYMDTTGTGNSLLMRSPHVLQLIMDSLRYWVTDMHVDGFRFDLAATLARQFHEVDRLSSFFDLVQQDPVVSQVKLIAEPWDVGEGGYQVGNFPPLWTEWNGKYRDTVRDLWRGEPSTLAEFAGRLTGSSDLYQDDGRRPLASINFVTCHDGFTLHDLVSYNDKHNEANGEDNRDGESHNRSWNCGTEGDTDDSDVLGLRARQMRNFIATLMLSQGVPMISHGDEFARTQRGNNNAYCQDNELSWVQWPQDGSDLLEFTRSMVWLRRDHPVLRRRRFFHGRPVEGTHGELSDIAWFTPEGSEMTQQDWDSAPASALAVFLNGNAISEPGPRGERITDDSFLLMFNASPEPLDFQVPVDHGRQWQVVVDTARPEGVPPGTGPKVEAGERVTLPDRSLMVLQRPA
- the treY gene encoding malto-oligosyltrehalose synthase, which encodes MTSAPPGPPVPTATYRLQLQPAFPFAAAAAAVPYLASLGVSHLHLSPVLEAVPGSTHGYDVVDPTRVREELGGEEGLRALSGTAREHGLGLVVDIVPNHMAMAPGHNRALWEVLREGPASPYARWFDIDWDAQDGRVLLPVLGGPLGGELDRLVVDGGVLRYHDHVFPLRAGTEHLPLPRLLAAQWYRPVWWRLARTELNYRRFFSISELIGVRVEDPEVFAATHAKILQLLAEGVVDGLRIDHPDGLADPGGYLARLHGASGGRWTVVEKILADGERLPASWPVAGTTGYDALRHVDGLFTDRAGAADLLERYRTFAAPQADRGGDWDATVRRAAYKVLTHELATETDRLTRVAARLCAASPDLTLRDRAPWALRTALEELLVRLRVYRPYDDEDASAVITPEAAEEARLAFVVPEEAEAVDIVRRLLVEPPGDPAAPDHADRVEFRTRFAQTSSALRAKSVEDTAFYRYVPLLSATEVGGDPGRPGVSVEDFHAYCARLQRDWPLTGTVVSTHDTKRSADVRAALAVLTQCPGRWAQVLAEVTRAEGGAPDGQLAWAAWQTVFGLGPAAQERVQEALLKHVREAGMYTSWTEQEPPYEEAVAAFVAAGPCGPPGERVAAFRESLEPHVRANVLGTALVHLTMPGVPDVYQGTEGEYRALVDPDNRRPAAFPTEVPGEKDALTAAALRLRARRPGAFGAAAAYEPLTADGPAAGHCVAFARSGEVVTAVTRLSLGLAEAGGWHGTRLELPPGRWTDVLTPGREFTGHVHLADLFEPLPVALLERADGS